The genomic segment GTACTGACTTCGCGTAATAAAGCCCCTATCTGTTGAATTTTTTCTGTTGCCATGTATGGTAAATTAGCATAATTTGCTTTACTTTGTAAAATGTTTACTTGGTAAAGTAAATGAAACTATTTAGTGCAAATTAACTTAATTTTTCTTTACATCATGGAAAATAACAGAAAAGTGATCATCATCGGTGCGGGTATAGCCGGAATTGGCCTTGCCTTATTTCTCAAAAAAATCGGTTTGAAAGCGGCATTATTTGAGTTTCGTGGGCCTCAGGAAAGTATGGGTGGCGGACTGAACATTGCTCCTAATGGAATGTATGTGCTGGCGGCGCTGGGCCTGGCGGGAGAGGTCATGGAGAAGGGCTGTCCAGTAAGCTTCGGTGTGTTTAAAAATGCGAAGGGATCTGCGTTGGCACGGATGAAATATTCAGACAGCAGCAAATATGCTTATCCGGCAGTCAATATCCGGCGGCAGGCCCTGCTGGATAGCTTGAAAGCTGCTGCGCTTGAGCAGGGCATAGAGGTTCATTACAACAAAAAGCTGCTTTCGGTCGATCAGCCGGCCCATGGGGTGCGGGCCTGCTTTGAAGACGGCACTGAGGTGTCCGGCCTGTTTTTGGTGGGGGCAGACGGTGTCCATAGCCAGGTGCGACGTATGGTATGTCCCTCGCTATTGCCCCAGTTTACCGGAATCATTGCGCGGGGAGGCTTCATCGCCAGGAACAAATTGTCCTATATTGCACCGCAAGAGAGCAATAACCTGAATTTTGTATTCGG from the Sphingobacterium thalpophilum genome contains:
- a CDS encoding FAD-dependent oxidoreductase, producing the protein MENNRKVIIIGAGIAGIGLALFLKKIGLKAALFEFRGPQESMGGGLNIAPNGMYVLAALGLAGEVMEKGCPVSFGVFKNAKGSALARMKYSDSSKYAYPAVNIRRQALLDSLKAAALEQGIEVHYNKKLLSVDQPAHGVRACFEDGTEVSGLFLVGADGVHSQVRRMVCPSLLPQFTGIIARGGFIARNKLSYIAPQESNNLNFVFGKDGFFGYGGANEQEIMWWTNIPADHPWSREELHDFDRNAERRLLLDSFGNYASPVPQIIREADSYLRINVFDVPFLPNWYRDRLLLIGDAAHAVSPNSGQGASLALEDAMLLAKLLRDEKSLALAFRKFEDGRRPRVERIVREGRRRGEDKLVVGPAMQLFREWMIRIFVNLFGSNGNDWLFRYKIEW